The following proteins come from a genomic window of Chaetodon auriga isolate fChaAug3 chromosome 16, fChaAug3.hap1, whole genome shotgun sequence:
- the arhgap23a gene encoding rho GTPase-activating protein 23 isoform X8: protein MWAVRDADLSELHAPMPAAMLPCPAPAGSDWSFQNPVGVDCSSPEPRCIWLAVLRGATASVSPPAMPAGYRQSSHQPRAKGRRDGLSSAGDNPRPPMATRPGREGMGWKGPRTLVLHKNSQGFGFTLRHFIVYPPESALHTNLKDEENGNGKGYQKGRMEPMDTIFVKSVREKGPAHQAGLCTGDRLVKVNGESVLGKTYSQVIALIQNSESVLELSIMPKDEDVLQLVSAYSQDAYLTGNEPYTGGAENLPPPPPLCYPRSKVAPPAGAPPSAPMGQNQLDNWSRWPGSSSPSSPLDNRSAVGSPASWQEGRAGEPGGVGHSSPAHRTEEIQYGMTSQQPQGQTRGRSYSSSSSSGGLLSSPLQVHYPNHHAASSSQAPPRKSSSAWTSPPPPQLSHSHNERCQQALSDWYYNQMPERSGRSMQTRHRSYSQDRLSETRRQQQRTGGWPHSASQDTLLLLQQSGPGPHGEPYWSYGDWEGGPGRGHPASNYTRTRSENLLAQYDRHGRSLEMLDRAAAGLVSPRFERPSWHQQAPQPPPRTDAYPRQGSHYGAAQGPPMSRPSHSQHHPQTHTQAHSQPQPQQAAPQNRRLPPGQSMDDQPVGYRSYSPSFYRKTGRIMQQAHSFRDPSYSGPHLNWNPTPKSPPEGTAAPLTASTASPYASATPESQDRAYRPTNHEREHGPAEGQAEVVAQTQEVVLRQKPPTGRRNAHGMRHPHYALPMDGLEPSLFSPDPQDPAPAPGSTGDVAPRKPNGNLAPLPIEDDSLASIPFIAITTERSKSCDEGLNTFREEGRVFSRLPKRVKSFFTDGSLDNLGTAEEVRSKRHSTSELGNITYSDVRREGWLHFKQILTEKGKKVGSGMRPWKRVFSVLRSHSLFLYKDKREAVLRGATIGGAAEDEQPISIRGCLVDIAYSETKRKHALRLTTQDFCEYLLQAEDREDMLDWIKVIRENSKTDSEELGFSRQALINKKLNDYRKQSPTGSKPDSSPRLPRMKPPFLLAKTENAAGAPRSPKPEGKDESGPLKSPWGINIMKKTKKAGPKAFGVRLEDCQPGVNNKFIPLIVEICCGLVEDMGLEYTGIYRVPGNNAMVSMLQDQLNKGVDINPAEEKWQDLNVVSSLLKSFFRKLPEPLFTNDKYNDFIDANRMENASDRLKTMKKLIRDLPDHYYHTLKFLVGHLKTVADNSDKNKMEPRNLALVFGPTLVRTSEDNMKDMVTHMPDRYKIVETLIQHGIWFFAEEMDKDEKTPVDTEDVQPAPNIDHLLSNIGRTGLLGEASDSTNSDSAKSKGSWGSKKDLSPKDFLTLSIMSAVTGRKRRKRHNARRVGSSTDDDSEHEPVKAGHLGAEEEEEEEEEEAESPVGDTAPRAEGEEDDDEEEEEDDEEVVESRVKEEVEEEAAAVIPSRPRCKEEEEAGGRQAAMLLQEEEARAEVKGPVWRAPEDARSIVSGYSTLSTLGRSLGSEGRGDDADDEHSELVSETDNESGFASRSLTQERPDKHPTTPVSTQPPAAPRSFLYTHYKPPILSPTNALAPPTALTLTPDSADRSEGGARSTTPSSSSFSSSSTTHKLHSRPSFNSHKLIQCDTLARKKLKSEKAKARSLDLLELSGAAAQGDGAGSGPDGAPRVRRETSRTNPSSGSSQESLRLTRPKPALPPSEAASFTPTGPGGRSLAEQVRARLLGSADDLRSVGLRKPLSPETRRKRRAWRRHTVVASPTEASDKRPPLTVNEFPLSPNAQNQVKTPGLPLDVDGLDQGPATRQAPTSRFHQYL from the exons GATGAGGAGAACGGTAACGGAAAAG GGTATCAGAAAGGTCGAATGGAGCCGATGGACACCATATTTGtgaagagtgtgagagagaaaggtcCGGCCCACCAGGCGGGCTTGTGCACAG GGGATCGGCTGGTGAAAGTGAACGGAGAGAGCGTTCTCGGGAAGACGTACTCGCAGGTGATAGCCCTCATTCAGAACAG TGAGAGCGTGCTGGAGCTCTCCATTATGCCAAAAGATGAAGATGTGCTTCAGTTGGTAAGT GCGTACTCCCAGGATGCCTACTTGACAGGCAACGAACCCTACACAGGGGGAGCTGAGAACCTCCCACCACCGCCTCCCCTCTGTTACCCACGCTCCAAGGTcgcgccccctgctggagccCCTCCGTCTGCCCCTATGGGCCAGAACCAGCTGGATAACTGGAGTCGCTGGCCAGGCTCTTCCAGCCCCTCTTCACCCCTGGACAACCGCTCTGCTGTGGGCAGCCCCGCCAGCTGGCAGGAAGGTCGGGCAGGAGAGCCGGGCGGCGTGGGTCACAGCAGCCCGGCCCACCGCACAGAGGAGATCCAGTACGGTATGACCAGCCAGCAGCCTCAGGGACAGACCAGGGGGCGCTCCTACTCTTCGTCTTCCTCATCGGGTGGCCTTTTGTCCAGCCCGCTGCAGGTCCACTACCCTAACCACCACGCTGCCAGTTCGTCGCAGGCTCCGCCACGCAAGTCCAGCTCGGCCTGGACCAgtcccccccctccccagctCAGCCACAGCCACAATGAGCGCTGCCAGCAGGCCCTCTCTGACTGGTACTACAACCAGATGCCTGAGCGCTCAGGACGCAGCATGCAGACCCGCCACCGCAGCTACTCTCAGGACCGGCTCAGTGAAaccaggaggcagcagcagcggacGGGTGGCTGGCCGCACAGCGCCTCCCAGGACACGCTGCTTCTGCTACAGCAGTCAGGACCAGGACCTCACGGAGAGCCCTACTGGTCCTACGGAGACTGGGAAGGGGGCCCAGGTAGGGGCCATCCAGCCTCTAACTACACCCGAACGCGCTCTGAAAACCTGCTGGCCCAGTACGATCGCCATGGCCGCTCGTTAGAGATGCTGGACCgagcagcagctggactggTCTCGCCTCGGTTTGAGCGGCCTTCGTGGCACCAGCAGGCTCCCCAGCCGCCCCCCAGGACTGACGCCTACCCGAGGCAGGGGAGCCATTACGGTGCAGCACAAGGTCCTCCAATGTCCCGACCGTCGCATTCTCAACACCACCCCCAGACTCACACCCAGGCCCACTCGCAGCCGCAGCCCCAGCAGGCTGCCCCCCAGAACAGGCGGCTCCCCCCTGGGCAGAGCATGGACGACCAGCCGGTGGGCTACCGCAGCTACAGCCCCTCTTTTTACCGCAAGACGGGCCGCATAATGCAGCAAGCCCACTCTTTCAGGGACCCTTCGTACTCTGGCCCCCACTTGAACTGGAACCCAACCCCCAAAAGCCCCCCAGAGGGCACAGCGGCACCCCTCACTGCCTCCACCGCATCCCCCTACGCCTCCGCCACTCCCGAATCCCAGGACAGAGCGTACAGGCCGACAAACCACGAGAGGGAACACGGGCCAGCGGAGGGGCAGGCGGAGGTGGTGGCGCAGACCCAGGAAGTGGTGCTGAGGCAGAAGCCTCCCACCGGGCGGAGGAACGCCCACGGTATGCGTCATCCCCACTACGCGCTGCCCATGGATGGGCTAGAAccctctttgttttctcctgatCCCCAAGACCCAGCTCCTGCCCCCGGTTCCACAGGAGACGTAGCCCCACGCAAACCAAACGGCAACCTCGCCCCCCTCCCCATCGAGGACGACTCCCTGGCCTCCATCCCCTTCATAG CCATCACCACAGAGCGCTCCAAGTCATGCGACGAAGGACTCAACACGTTCAGAGAGGAAGGACGCGTCTTCTC GAGGCTGCCAAAGAGAGTGAAGAGCTTCTTCACTGACGGG tctctggaCAACCTGGGGACGGCAGAGGAGGTTCGATCTAAACGCCACTCCACCTCAGAGCTGGGAAACATCACTTACAGCGACGTACGGCGAGAAGGATGGCTGCACTTCAAACAAATCCTCACAGAGAAGGGCAAG AAGGTGGGCAGCGGCATGCGCCCGTGGAAGCGAGTCTTCTCGGTGCTTCGCTCCCATTCGCTCTTCCTCTACAAGGACAAGAGGGAGGCGGTGCTCCGCGGGGCCACGATCGGCGGTGCGGCCGAGGAcgagcagccaatcagcatccGGGGCTGCCTGGTGGACATCGCGTACAGCGAGACCAAACGAAAGCACGCGCTGCGGCTGACCACCCAGGACTTCTGCGAGTACCTGCTGCAGGCGGAGGACCGCGAGGACATGCTGGACTGGATAAAGGTCATCAGGGAGAACAGCAAGACGGACAGCGAG gAGCTCGGCTTTTCCAGACAGGCCCTCATCAACAAGAAGCTGAATGATTACAGAAAGCAGAG TCCAACGGGCAGCAAGCCCGACTCCTCTCCCAGGCTCCCTCGCATGAAGCCTCCCTTCCTGCTCGCCAAGACGGAAAACGCTGCCGGGGCGCCGCGCTCCCCGAAACCAGAGGGCAAAG ACGAGAGCGGCCCTCTGAAGTCTCCGTGGGGAATCAACATCatgaagaagacgaagaaggcCGGGCCCAAGGCGTTCGGCGTGCGGCTGGAGGACTGTCAGCCGGGCGTAAACAACAAG ttcatccCGCTGATCGTGGAGATCTGCTGCggcctggtggaggacatgggTCTGGAGTACACCGGGATCTACAGAGTCCCCGGGAACAACGCCATGGTGTCGATGCTTCAGGATCAGCTCAACAAGGGCGTCGACATCAACCCTGCAGAGGAG AAGTGGCAGGACCTCAACGTCGTCAGCAGTTTGCTCAAGTCCTTCTTCAGGAAGCTCCCGGAGCCGCTCTTCACCAACG ACAAGTACAACGACTTCATCGACGCCAATCGGATGGAAAACGCGTCAGACAGACTAAAGACCATGAAGaagctg ATCCGAGACCTCCCGGATCATTACTACCACACTCTGAAGTTCCTGGTCGGTCACTTGAAGACTGTGGCCGACAACTCGGATAAAAACAag ATGGAGCCTCGGAACCTGGCTCTGGTGTTCGGGCCGACGCTGGTGCGGACGTCCGAGGACAACATGAAAGATATGGTCACACACATGCCTGACCGCTACAAGATAGTAGAGACGCTCATCCAGCAT GGAATCTGGTTTTTCGCTGAAGAGATGGACAAGGATGAAAAG ACGCCGGTGGACACGGAGGACGTGCAGCCCGCCCCCAACATCGACCACCTGCTGTCCAACATCGGCAGGACCGGCCTGCTCGGGGAGGCCTCAG ACTCAACCAACAGTGACTCAGCGAAATCAAAG GGGTCGTGGGGGTCAAAGAAAGACCTCTCACCTAAGGACTTCCTGACTCTGTCCATCATGTCAGCTGTAACGGGCCGCAAACGCAGGAAGCGCCACAACGCCCGCCGCGTGGGCAGCAGCACCGACGACGACTCGGAGCACGAGCCGGTCAAAGCCGGACATCTGGGAgcggaagaagaggaggaggaggaggaggaggaggcagagtcGCCCGTAGGAGACACTGCTCCTCGagcagagggtgaggaggacgacgatgaagaagaggaagaggatgatgaggaaGTTGTAGAAAGCCGAGTGAAAGAGGAGGTAGAAGAGGAGGCGGCGGCGGTTATTCCCAGCCGGCCGCGctgcaaagaggaggaggaggcaggaggaaggcAGGCAGCCATGCTgttgcaggaggaggaggcgcggGCGGAGGTGAAGGGGCCGGTGTGGAGAGCCCCGGAGGATGCTCGCTCCATCGTTTCGGGCTACTCCACCCTCTCCACGTTAGGGCGGAGCCTGGGGTCAGAGGGGAGGGGCGACGACGCCGACGACGAGCACAGCGAGCTGGTGAGCGAGACGGACAACGAGAGCGGCTTCGCCTCGCGCTCCCTCACGCAGGAGAGACCCGACAAACACCCGACGACACCCGTGAGCACGCAGCCGCCGGCAGCCCCCCGCAGCTTCCTCTACACGCACTACAAACCCCCCATTCTCTCACCCACAAACGCTCTCGCCCCGCCCACAGCCCTCACACTCACGCCCGACTCCGCGGACAGGAGCGAAGGAGGCGCGCGCTCCACCAcgccctcgtcctcctccttctcctcctcctccaccactcacAAACTGCATTCGCGGCCTTCCTTCAACTCCCACAAGCTGATCCAGTGCGACACGCTGGCCAGGAAGAAGCTGAAGTCGGAGAAGGCCAAGGCTCGCTCCCTGGACCTGCTGGAGCTGTCTGGGGCGGCGGCTCAGGGCGACGGGGCCGGTTCCGGCCCGGACGGCGCCCCCAGAGTCAGGAGGGAGACTTCCAGAACCAACCCCTCTTCAGGCAGCAGCCAGGAGAGCCTGCGCCTCACCCGGCCCAAGCCCGCCCTGCCGCCCAGCGAGGCCGCCTCCTTCACCCCGACCGGCCCGGGCGGCAGGTCCCTGGCGGAGCAGGTCCGCGCCCGCCTGCTGGGCTCGGCCGACGACCTGCGCAGCGTGGGACTGCGGAAACCGCTGTCGCCCGAGACGCGGAGGAAGAGACGGGCCTGGCGCAGACACACCGTGGTGGCCTCCCCGACCGAGGCGTCCGACAAGAGACCCCCACTGACTGTCAATGAATTCCCCCTGTCCCCCAACGCTCAGAACCAGGTCAAAACACCAGGACTGCCTCTGGATGTGGACGGACTGGACCAAGGACCAGCTACACGTCAAGCACCCACCTCCAGATTCCACCAGTACCTGTGA
- the arhgap23a gene encoding rho GTPase-activating protein 23 isoform X5, which translates to MWAVRDADLSELHAPMPAAMLPCPAPAGSDWSFQNPVGVDCSSPEPRCIWLAVLRGATASVSPPAMPAGYRQSSHQPRAKGRRDGLSSAGDNPRPPMATRPGREGMGWKGPRTLVLHKNSQGFGFTLRHFIVYPPESALHTNLKDEENGNGKGYQKGRMEPMDTIFVKSVREKGPAHQAGLCTGDRLVKVNGESVLGKTYSQVIALIQNSESVLELSIMPKDEDVLQLVSAYSQDAYLTGNEPYTGGAENLPPPPPLCYPRSKVAPPAGAPPSAPMGQNQLDNWSRWPGSSSPSSPLDNRSAVGSPASWQEGRAGEPGGVGHSSPAHRTEEIQYGMTSQQPQGQTRGRSYSSSSSSGGLLSSPLQVHYPNHHAASSSQAPPRKSSSAWTSPPPPQLSHSHNERCQQALSDWYYNQMPERSGRSMQTRHRSYSQDRLSETRRQQQRTGGWPHSASQDTLLLLQQSGPGPHGEPYWSYGDWEGGPGRGHPASNYTRTRSENLLAQYDRHGRSLEMLDRAAAGLVSPRFERPSWHQQAPQPPPRTDAYPRQGSHYGAAQGPPMSRPSHSQHHPQTHTQAHSQPQPQQAAPQNRRLPPGQSMDDQPVGYRSYSPSFYRKTGRIMQQAHSFRDPSYSGPHLNWNPTPKSPPEGTAAPLTASTASPYASATPESQDRAYRPTNHEREHGPAEGQAEVVAQTQEVVLRQKPPTGRRNAHGMRHPHYALPMDGLEPSLFSPDPQDPAPAPGSTGDVAPRKPNGNLAPLPIEDDSLASIPFIGSIKSSRRSSYLLAITTERSKSCDEGLNTFREEGRVFSRLPKRVKSFFTDGSLDNLGTAEEVRSKRHSTSELGNITYSDVRREGWLHFKQILTEKGKKVGSGMRPWKRVFSVLRSHSLFLYKDKREAVLRGATIGGAAEDEQPISIRGCLVDIAYSETKRKHALRLTTQDFCEYLLQAEDREDMLDWIKVIRENSKTDSEELGFSRQALINKKLNDYRKQSPTGSKPDSSPRLPRMKPPFLLAKTENAAGAPRSPKPEGKDESGPLKSPWGINIMKKTKKAGPKAFGVRLEDCQPGVNNKFIPLIVEICCGLVEDMGLEYTGIYRVPGNNAMVSMLQDQLNKGVDINPAEEKWQDLNVVSSLLKSFFRKLPEPLFTNDKYNDFIDANRMENASDRLKTMKKLIRDLPDHYYHTLKFLVGHLKTVADNSDKNKMEPRNLALVFGPTLVRTSEDNMKDMVTHMPDRYKIVETLIQHGIWFFAEEMDKDEKTPVDTEDVQPAPNIDHLLSNIGRTGLLGEASDSTNSDSAKSKGSWGSKKDLSPKDFLTLSIMSAVTGRKRRKRHNARRVGSSTDDDSEHEPVKAGHLGAEEEEEEEEEEAESPVGDTAPRAEGEEDDDEEEEEDDEEVVESRVKEEVEEEAAAVIPSRPRCKEEEEAGGRQAAMLLQEEEARAEVKGPVWRAPEDARSIVSGYSTLSTLGRSLGSEGRGDDADDEHSELVSETDNESGFASRSLTQERPDKHPTTPVSTQPPAAPRSFLYTHYKPPILSPTNALAPPTALTLTPDSADRSEGGARSTTPSSSSFSSSSTTHKLHSRPSFNSHKLIQCDTLARKKLKSEKAKARSLDLLELSGAAAQGDGAGSGPDGAPRVRRETSRTNPSSGSSQESLRLTRPKPALPPSEAASFTPTGPGGRSLAEQVRARLLGSADDLRSVGLRKPLSPETRRKRRAWRRHTVVASPTEASDKRPPLTVNEFPLSPNAQNQVKTPGLPLDVDGLDQGPATRQAPTSRFHQYL; encoded by the exons GATGAGGAGAACGGTAACGGAAAAG GGTATCAGAAAGGTCGAATGGAGCCGATGGACACCATATTTGtgaagagtgtgagagagaaaggtcCGGCCCACCAGGCGGGCTTGTGCACAG GGGATCGGCTGGTGAAAGTGAACGGAGAGAGCGTTCTCGGGAAGACGTACTCGCAGGTGATAGCCCTCATTCAGAACAG TGAGAGCGTGCTGGAGCTCTCCATTATGCCAAAAGATGAAGATGTGCTTCAGTTGGTAAGT GCGTACTCCCAGGATGCCTACTTGACAGGCAACGAACCCTACACAGGGGGAGCTGAGAACCTCCCACCACCGCCTCCCCTCTGTTACCCACGCTCCAAGGTcgcgccccctgctggagccCCTCCGTCTGCCCCTATGGGCCAGAACCAGCTGGATAACTGGAGTCGCTGGCCAGGCTCTTCCAGCCCCTCTTCACCCCTGGACAACCGCTCTGCTGTGGGCAGCCCCGCCAGCTGGCAGGAAGGTCGGGCAGGAGAGCCGGGCGGCGTGGGTCACAGCAGCCCGGCCCACCGCACAGAGGAGATCCAGTACGGTATGACCAGCCAGCAGCCTCAGGGACAGACCAGGGGGCGCTCCTACTCTTCGTCTTCCTCATCGGGTGGCCTTTTGTCCAGCCCGCTGCAGGTCCACTACCCTAACCACCACGCTGCCAGTTCGTCGCAGGCTCCGCCACGCAAGTCCAGCTCGGCCTGGACCAgtcccccccctccccagctCAGCCACAGCCACAATGAGCGCTGCCAGCAGGCCCTCTCTGACTGGTACTACAACCAGATGCCTGAGCGCTCAGGACGCAGCATGCAGACCCGCCACCGCAGCTACTCTCAGGACCGGCTCAGTGAAaccaggaggcagcagcagcggacGGGTGGCTGGCCGCACAGCGCCTCCCAGGACACGCTGCTTCTGCTACAGCAGTCAGGACCAGGACCTCACGGAGAGCCCTACTGGTCCTACGGAGACTGGGAAGGGGGCCCAGGTAGGGGCCATCCAGCCTCTAACTACACCCGAACGCGCTCTGAAAACCTGCTGGCCCAGTACGATCGCCATGGCCGCTCGTTAGAGATGCTGGACCgagcagcagctggactggTCTCGCCTCGGTTTGAGCGGCCTTCGTGGCACCAGCAGGCTCCCCAGCCGCCCCCCAGGACTGACGCCTACCCGAGGCAGGGGAGCCATTACGGTGCAGCACAAGGTCCTCCAATGTCCCGACCGTCGCATTCTCAACACCACCCCCAGACTCACACCCAGGCCCACTCGCAGCCGCAGCCCCAGCAGGCTGCCCCCCAGAACAGGCGGCTCCCCCCTGGGCAGAGCATGGACGACCAGCCGGTGGGCTACCGCAGCTACAGCCCCTCTTTTTACCGCAAGACGGGCCGCATAATGCAGCAAGCCCACTCTTTCAGGGACCCTTCGTACTCTGGCCCCCACTTGAACTGGAACCCAACCCCCAAAAGCCCCCCAGAGGGCACAGCGGCACCCCTCACTGCCTCCACCGCATCCCCCTACGCCTCCGCCACTCCCGAATCCCAGGACAGAGCGTACAGGCCGACAAACCACGAGAGGGAACACGGGCCAGCGGAGGGGCAGGCGGAGGTGGTGGCGCAGACCCAGGAAGTGGTGCTGAGGCAGAAGCCTCCCACCGGGCGGAGGAACGCCCACGGTATGCGTCATCCCCACTACGCGCTGCCCATGGATGGGCTAGAAccctctttgttttctcctgatCCCCAAGACCCAGCTCCTGCCCCCGGTTCCACAGGAGACGTAGCCCCACGCAAACCAAACGGCAACCTCGCCCCCCTCCCCATCGAGGACGACTCCCTGGCCTCCATCCCCTTCATAG GCAGTATTAAATCCAGTCGCCGTTCCTCCTATCTTCTAGCCATCACCACAGAGCGCTCCAAGTCATGCGACGAAGGACTCAACACGTTCAGAGAGGAAGGACGCGTCTTCTC GAGGCTGCCAAAGAGAGTGAAGAGCTTCTTCACTGACGGG tctctggaCAACCTGGGGACGGCAGAGGAGGTTCGATCTAAACGCCACTCCACCTCAGAGCTGGGAAACATCACTTACAGCGACGTACGGCGAGAAGGATGGCTGCACTTCAAACAAATCCTCACAGAGAAGGGCAAG AAGGTGGGCAGCGGCATGCGCCCGTGGAAGCGAGTCTTCTCGGTGCTTCGCTCCCATTCGCTCTTCCTCTACAAGGACAAGAGGGAGGCGGTGCTCCGCGGGGCCACGATCGGCGGTGCGGCCGAGGAcgagcagccaatcagcatccGGGGCTGCCTGGTGGACATCGCGTACAGCGAGACCAAACGAAAGCACGCGCTGCGGCTGACCACCCAGGACTTCTGCGAGTACCTGCTGCAGGCGGAGGACCGCGAGGACATGCTGGACTGGATAAAGGTCATCAGGGAGAACAGCAAGACGGACAGCGAG gAGCTCGGCTTTTCCAGACAGGCCCTCATCAACAAGAAGCTGAATGATTACAGAAAGCAGAG TCCAACGGGCAGCAAGCCCGACTCCTCTCCCAGGCTCCCTCGCATGAAGCCTCCCTTCCTGCTCGCCAAGACGGAAAACGCTGCCGGGGCGCCGCGCTCCCCGAAACCAGAGGGCAAAG ACGAGAGCGGCCCTCTGAAGTCTCCGTGGGGAATCAACATCatgaagaagacgaagaaggcCGGGCCCAAGGCGTTCGGCGTGCGGCTGGAGGACTGTCAGCCGGGCGTAAACAACAAG ttcatccCGCTGATCGTGGAGATCTGCTGCggcctggtggaggacatgggTCTGGAGTACACCGGGATCTACAGAGTCCCCGGGAACAACGCCATGGTGTCGATGCTTCAGGATCAGCTCAACAAGGGCGTCGACATCAACCCTGCAGAGGAG AAGTGGCAGGACCTCAACGTCGTCAGCAGTTTGCTCAAGTCCTTCTTCAGGAAGCTCCCGGAGCCGCTCTTCACCAACG ACAAGTACAACGACTTCATCGACGCCAATCGGATGGAAAACGCGTCAGACAGACTAAAGACCATGAAGaagctg ATCCGAGACCTCCCGGATCATTACTACCACACTCTGAAGTTCCTGGTCGGTCACTTGAAGACTGTGGCCGACAACTCGGATAAAAACAag ATGGAGCCTCGGAACCTGGCTCTGGTGTTCGGGCCGACGCTGGTGCGGACGTCCGAGGACAACATGAAAGATATGGTCACACACATGCCTGACCGCTACAAGATAGTAGAGACGCTCATCCAGCAT GGAATCTGGTTTTTCGCTGAAGAGATGGACAAGGATGAAAAG ACGCCGGTGGACACGGAGGACGTGCAGCCCGCCCCCAACATCGACCACCTGCTGTCCAACATCGGCAGGACCGGCCTGCTCGGGGAGGCCTCAG ACTCAACCAACAGTGACTCAGCGAAATCAAAG GGGTCGTGGGGGTCAAAGAAAGACCTCTCACCTAAGGACTTCCTGACTCTGTCCATCATGTCAGCTGTAACGGGCCGCAAACGCAGGAAGCGCCACAACGCCCGCCGCGTGGGCAGCAGCACCGACGACGACTCGGAGCACGAGCCGGTCAAAGCCGGACATCTGGGAgcggaagaagaggaggaggaggaggaggaggaggcagagtcGCCCGTAGGAGACACTGCTCCTCGagcagagggtgaggaggacgacgatgaagaagaggaagaggatgatgaggaaGTTGTAGAAAGCCGAGTGAAAGAGGAGGTAGAAGAGGAGGCGGCGGCGGTTATTCCCAGCCGGCCGCGctgcaaagaggaggaggaggcaggaggaaggcAGGCAGCCATGCTgttgcaggaggaggaggcgcggGCGGAGGTGAAGGGGCCGGTGTGGAGAGCCCCGGAGGATGCTCGCTCCATCGTTTCGGGCTACTCCACCCTCTCCACGTTAGGGCGGAGCCTGGGGTCAGAGGGGAGGGGCGACGACGCCGACGACGAGCACAGCGAGCTGGTGAGCGAGACGGACAACGAGAGCGGCTTCGCCTCGCGCTCCCTCACGCAGGAGAGACCCGACAAACACCCGACGACACCCGTGAGCACGCAGCCGCCGGCAGCCCCCCGCAGCTTCCTCTACACGCACTACAAACCCCCCATTCTCTCACCCACAAACGCTCTCGCCCCGCCCACAGCCCTCACACTCACGCCCGACTCCGCGGACAGGAGCGAAGGAGGCGCGCGCTCCACCAcgccctcgtcctcctccttctcctcctcctccaccactcacAAACTGCATTCGCGGCCTTCCTTCAACTCCCACAAGCTGATCCAGTGCGACACGCTGGCCAGGAAGAAGCTGAAGTCGGAGAAGGCCAAGGCTCGCTCCCTGGACCTGCTGGAGCTGTCTGGGGCGGCGGCTCAGGGCGACGGGGCCGGTTCCGGCCCGGACGGCGCCCCCAGAGTCAGGAGGGAGACTTCCAGAACCAACCCCTCTTCAGGCAGCAGCCAGGAGAGCCTGCGCCTCACCCGGCCCAAGCCCGCCCTGCCGCCCAGCGAGGCCGCCTCCTTCACCCCGACCGGCCCGGGCGGCAGGTCCCTGGCGGAGCAGGTCCGCGCCCGCCTGCTGGGCTCGGCCGACGACCTGCGCAGCGTGGGACTGCGGAAACCGCTGTCGCCCGAGACGCGGAGGAAGAGACGGGCCTGGCGCAGACACACCGTGGTGGCCTCCCCGACCGAGGCGTCCGACAAGAGACCCCCACTGACTGTCAATGAATTCCCCCTGTCCCCCAACGCTCAGAACCAGGTCAAAACACCAGGACTGCCTCTGGATGTGGACGGACTGGACCAAGGACCAGCTACACGTCAAGCACCCACCTCCAGATTCCACCAGTACCTGTGA